AATCCCTGGTCGATCTGATCAGAGCGTTAAGTTTTCTTCGGCTTGGGCACTTAACCTTTGGCCGGAAGAGCCTATTTCAATTATGAAACAATTTTTAGAAGAAGCTACTGGAACAGAAGCTAATTTCTTTTTTATTAATTGGGGAGGTGCTATAAGTAAAGTACCTAGCAATAAAACAGCTTTCTTTTGGCGTAGCCCATTATTTTATACGGAATGGACTGCTAGTTGGAAAGATAAGTCCGAAGAGGCTGCAAATCTAGCATCAGTTGAAAGAGTACGCCAATTAATAAAACCTTATGTAACTGGTTCTTATGTTAATGTTCCAGATCAAAACATCGAAAATTTCGGACAAGAATATTACGGATCAAACTTTGCTAAACTTCGGAAAATAAAAGCAAAATATGACCCTGAAAATCTATTCCGCTTTCCACAAAGTATACCACCCTCTTCCTCTTGTTAATGTATAACAAAATAAATAAAACCTCTTTAATTTAAATAAAAAAAGGAACTCTTACAATCGTAAGAGTTCCTTTTTCATCATACCAATTGCCCATCTCTAAGCGTCAATATACGATCACATACATCGAGCATTCTTTCATCATGTGTAATCATAATTGCTGCTTTTTGACTTTCTTTCACTTCACGTTTCATCATTTCAACGACTTCACGTGCACGTTTTGAATCTAAGCTTGCAGTTGGCTCATCAGCTAATATTAAATCTGGGTTGTTCATGAAAGCACGAGCGATTGCCACCCTTTGTTTTTCTCCACCAGATAGTTGATTGGGATAATGTTTTTTTCTTTCTCCTAATCCAAATGCCGCTAATAAATGATCCGCACGCTTTTCTGATTCTTGTTTACTTTCTTTTTTTAGCTTTGCAATGTAAAGTAATTGTTCTTTTACATTTAAATATGGAACAAGGTTTGCAAATTGGAAAATGAATCCGATTTTTTTCAAACGAATATCTGTCATTTCCTTTTCTGATAACTGCGTAATATTTTGCTCACGAATGTAAATATCCCCTTTTGAAGGTGATAGTAATGCACCCGCGATTGATAATAATGTACTTTTCCCTGATCCAGAAGGACCGACGATTCCGATAAACTCTCCAGCTTTCACATCAAGCGACATCGGATGAAGGGCTGTTACTTCAGTATTCCCTTCCCCGTACACTTTACTTACTTTGTCTAATTTTAATAATGAAGTCATTACATCCCGCCTCCAATTGCTTCTAATGCATCAACTTTTAATACTTGATATAACGAAATAAGTGTTCCTAAAATACTAATTACGATAAAGATTACTGCATATTGTGCAATCATCGGTGTCGTTAATAAGAACGGCATACCTGCTGGTAAAATTTGTTCTAACCCTTGTACAAGAACGATGCTGATTATCATCGCCACGACTGATAAGAATAGCGCCTGTACGACTAAGCTATTTGCTAAATAAGTGTTCTTTGTACCAATTGCTTTTAATACACCTAATTGCTGTGTTTTTTGCAGTGTAATTACGTAGAAGAATACACCGATTAGTAACGCAGCGATAACAAGTAGGAATGCAATGATCATCGTTAATGTTCCTTGCTCTTCTTTAAATCCTGGAATGCTTTGTAATACTTCTTTTTTGTCGATAACATGTGCATTTTTAATTTCTTTATCTGTATTAAGCGCAATTGCACTATAATCTTTTTGATTTGGTTGAGAGATAGAGCCCCATACGTCTTCATTTACATAAACGACTGGTGTATGGCTAAACATTTGATCTTTCGTAAATCCAACGATTTTAAATTCTTTCTTTGAAACAGGATCGATAATTGTATCCCCAATATCTACTCCTTTTTCTTTAATTGATTCGTCAGCAACCATTTCGTTGTTTGCTGTACCTAATTTCTCACCTTTTACAATTTTCGGTTCTAAAAATGAATCACGTTCGCTTGAGAAAATAGCGACATCAACTTTTTTCGAACTATCTTTCTTTTCATAAGTTGAAATCTTCACACGAAACGGAACTGCCTCTTTCTCGCCGGCTTGATTTACTACGTTATCTACATCATCTTTCTTAATTTGTGAACGAAGTAATTTATTTTCCGCATCATCTGCTAAAACGAACTTATTTGCCTCCATATTTTGAATTGACGATGCATTATCATACGACAACCCATTTGCTAATCCTGAAATCACAAGGACTAAAAATGATAATAACACCATAATAAGTCCGATTAACCCGTATCTTAATTTTGATTGTTTTAATTCACGCAGAGCTAAAAACATTTCGCTCGCTCCCTTCTCTTACTTTCTATGCACTTATCATAAAAAAGAAATATGAACGGAATATGAACAGAAGATCAAAAAATAAAGATTAAATTTTCTGAAAGTATTGAAAACAAATATAATCCTTGATACAATTCAGTCAAATAATATTGACCGAGTAATTTAATTTAAGGAGTTGATCATTTTGAAACCCATGTTCACACTAACTACTTATAGCCAACTAAAAGCAATGAGCGATCCACTACGAGTCGAAATGATGATGCGTCTATGTGAACGTCCTTATACAGGGCAACTACTATCTGAGAAATTCGGCATTTCAAGGGCGAAAATTCATTATCATTTAAAAGAATTAGAGAAGAATGGTTTTATAGAAATCGTCTATACAGAAGAAAAAAATGGCATCGTTCAAAAATTTTATCAATCTGTCGCTAGAGGCTTTACCCCTGCCGCAGAACTATTACCTCATTTAGAAATATTAAGCGAATCAGGTCGCCAAATCTTTTTACAAATGACGGAAAGAACGAAAAGCCATATTCTCGCTGCACCAGAAGAAGCTTTTACATTACGAAAAGTAAGCGAAGACCCCTCTGAGTGGAATTATGTTTCATCCTGCTGGGAGTTTGATGCTAAGCCAGAACAATTTCAAGTGTGGGTGAAAAAATTTTATGAATTGATGGCTGAATTAAATGAGATCACAAAAGACGCGGATAAAGATCCAAATAGTAAATCATATTACATTTCTACTACTGCACTACAAATCGATGAGCGAGCAATGCAACGCTTTGTTAAAAAAGAAGAAAAATCGTAATTCGATTTTTTTTACAACAACGGTCAATTTTATTTTACCGAATAAATTTATTATAAAGGAGTAGATTAAATGGACATATTAAAAAACCGGAATTTCCTCTTATTGTTTTTAGGGAGAATTTTTACAAACATAGGAGATAGCTTGTATTATGTCGCCGCAATGTGGCTCGTATATAAGCTGAGTGGCAATCCTTTTTATTCTGGATTAGCTGGTTTTCTTAC
This genomic interval from Bacillus cereus contains the following:
- a CDS encoding ABC transporter permease translates to MFLALRELKQSKLRYGLIGLIMVLLSFLVLVISGLANGLSYDNASSIQNMEANKFVLADDAENKLLRSQIKKDDVDNVVNQAGEKEAVPFRVKISTYEKKDSSKKVDVAIFSSERDSFLEPKIVKGEKLGTANNEMVADESIKEKGVDIGDTIIDPVSKKEFKIVGFTKDQMFSHTPVVYVNEDVWGSISQPNQKDYSAIALNTDKEIKNAHVIDKKEVLQSIPGFKEEQGTLTMIIAFLLVIAALLIGVFFYVITLQKTQQLGVLKAIGTKNTYLANSLVVQALFLSVVAMIISIVLVQGLEQILPAGMPFLLTTPMIAQYAVIFIVISILGTLISLYQVLKVDALEAIGGGM
- a CDS encoding ArsR/SmtB family transcription factor, producing the protein MKPMFTLTTYSQLKAMSDPLRVEMMMRLCERPYTGQLLSEKFGISRAKIHYHLKELEKNGFIEIVYTEEKNGIVQKFYQSVARGFTPAAELLPHLEILSESGRQIFLQMTERTKSHILAAPEEAFTLRKVSEDPSEWNYVSSCWEFDAKPEQFQVWVKKFYELMAELNEITKDADKDPNSKSYYISTTALQIDERAMQRFVKKEEKS
- a CDS encoding ABC transporter ATP-binding protein; the protein is MTSLLKLDKVSKVYGEGNTEVTALHPMSLDVKAGEFIGIVGPSGSGKSTLLSIAGALLSPSKGDIYIREQNITQLSEKEMTDIRLKKIGFIFQFANLVPYLNVKEQLLYIAKLKKESKQESEKRADHLLAAFGLGERKKHYPNQLSGGEKQRVAIARAFMNNPDLILADEPTASLDSKRAREVVEMMKREVKESQKAAIMITHDERMLDVCDRILTLRDGQLV